The Desulfovibrio sp. JC022 nucleotide sequence GATTGAGCCTGTGCAGTACATGCAGATCATGAGTCCTGATCCGGTAATTGCTGTTGCTATGATGGCGACTGGCCCCTGTGACCAGTGGATCAGGCCGAAGATTATGGCTGAGATCAGAAAAATTTGTGGAATGGAATAGTTGCGGTTCTTTAAAGTTGTGAAAGCAAGGCCGCGAAAGATGACTTCTTCGGATATGGCGACCAGCGCGAGGCCGAGAGTCATGTCCAGCGTGTAGAGCGGTGAGTCCGGGCCGACAGGTATGGACCCCAGCCGCAGGGACGGCAGCAGCTTGGACCAGAGTGCAAAGCCCGGTTCATCAAAGCATAGGCCGAGAATTGTTATGC carries:
- a CDS encoding CPBP family intramembrane glutamic endopeptidase — its product is MTNNKTTLLILAALPFYLNDFNNIFIKHELLWLAIDYGAKIIPLGLLFYLLKKDTLSRADLGLVPLPFRQLIFWTMGITILGLCFDEPGFALWSKLLPSLRLGSIPVGPDSPLYTLDMTLGLALVAISEEVIFRGLAFTTLKNRNYSIPQIFLISAIIFGLIHWSQGPVAIIATAITGSGLMICMYCTGSIYPTIIAHYVINYLSFSGKAVEFWGL